The following are from one region of the Gambusia affinis linkage group LG02, SWU_Gaff_1.0, whole genome shotgun sequence genome:
- the slc39a13 gene encoding zinc transporter ZIP13 isoform X1 — MKGGSCWRPSWAVAALFVPAALLMLTSRGASSSQKMTQTSMAHATATAAGPGPSLADDLPGLQAVADFLTSEHTHVWVLSLVGSVAVGLSGVFPLLVIPIEAGAALQTEAGCQKLKQLLSFAIGGLLGDVFLHLLPEAWALSGPPANKHNHYMTQGLWVLIGLFVFHLLEKMFPDQDGLKDAPPNSDLNFNLSSSSAFGVKAEASLRNGHHAESWKSSKLQSLQDGSEKIKTSGYLNLLANCIDNFTHGLAVAGSFSVSKKVGFLTTFAILLHEIPHEVGDFAILLRAGFDRWSAARLQLSTSLVGVLGACFALCAQSPKGAENASGWILPFTAGGFLYIALVNVVPDLLQESSLRQSLLQILLLFCGVGTIALLSAIVE; from the exons ATGAAAGGTGGGAGCTGTTGGAGGCCCAGCTGGGCTGTCGCTGCTCTGTTTGtccctgctgctctgctgatgCTCACCTCCAGGGGAGCATCAAGCAGCCAGAAGATGACACAAACCTCTATGGCTCATGCGACGGCTACAGCTGCGGGACCGGGCCCCAGTCTGGCAGATGACCTCCCCGGCCTGCAGGCGGTCGCAGACTTTTTAACCAGTGAACACACGCATGTATGGGTCCTGTCCCTGGTGGGGTCAGTCGCTGTGGGCCTCAGCGGGGTTTTCCCTCTGCTGGTTATTCCTATTGAAGCAGGAGCTGCCCTCCAAACTGAAG CTGGATGCCAGAAGCTGAAGCAACTCTTGAGCTTTGCTATTGGTGGTCTCCTTGGTGATGTGTTTCTTCACCTCCTTCCTGAAGCGTGGGCGCTCTCTGGCCCTCCAG CTAACAAACACAACCACTACATGACCCAAGGCTTGTGGGTACTCATTGGTCTGTTTGTCTTCCACCTcttggagaaaatgtttccagatcAAGACGGCCTCAAGGATGCCCCCCCAAATTCAGACCTGAATTTTAACCTGTCT tcAAGTTCAGCTTTCGGCGTCAAAGCGGAGGCATCACTCAGAAACGGACACCATGCTGAGTCATGGAAATCCTCCAAGCTACAGAGTCTGCAAGACGGCTCAGAGAAAATTAAG ACTAGTGGATACCTAAACCTTCTGGCCAACTGCATTGATAACTTCACCCATGGACTGGCAGTAGCTGGAAGCTTCTCAGTGAGCAAGAAG GTTGGATTCCTCACCACATTTGCTATCCTGCTTCACGAAATCCCTCACGAG GTGGGAGACTTTGCCATTCTGCTGCGAGCCGGGTTCGATCGCTGGAGCGCCGCCCGGTTGCAGCTATCTACATCTCTGGTTGGGGTCTTAGGAGCTTGTTTTGCCCTCTGTGCTCAGTCGCCCAAAGGTGCAG aaaacgCCTCTGGCTGGATTCTGCCTTTCACTGCGGGGGGTTTCCTCTACATTGCCTTGGTTAATGTTGTGCCTGACCTGCTGCAGGAGTCCAGTTTAag acaatCCTTGTTACAAATACTGCTCCTCTTCTGTGGGGTTGGTACCATTGCTTTGCTCTCAGCCATTGTCGAGTGA
- the slc39a13 gene encoding zinc transporter ZIP13 isoform X2 encodes MKGGSCWRPSWAVAALFVPAALLMLTSRGASSSQKMTQTSMAHATATAAGPGPSLADDLPGLQAVADFLTSEHTHVWVLSLVGSVAVGLSGVFPLLVIPIEAGAALQTEAGCQKLKQLLSFAIGGLLGDVFLHLLPEAWALSGPPANKHNHYMTQGLWVLIGLFVFHLLEKMFPDQDGLKDAPPNSDLNFNLSSSSAFGVKAEASLRNGHHAESWKSSKLQSLQDGSEKIKTSGYLNLLANCIDNFTHGLAVAGSFSVSKKVGFLTTFAILLHEIPHEVGDFAILLRAGFDRWSAARLQLSTSLVGVLGACFALCAQSPKENASGWILPFTAGGFLYIALVNVVPDLLQESSLRQSLLQILLLFCGVGTIALLSAIVE; translated from the exons ATGAAAGGTGGGAGCTGTTGGAGGCCCAGCTGGGCTGTCGCTGCTCTGTTTGtccctgctgctctgctgatgCTCACCTCCAGGGGAGCATCAAGCAGCCAGAAGATGACACAAACCTCTATGGCTCATGCGACGGCTACAGCTGCGGGACCGGGCCCCAGTCTGGCAGATGACCTCCCCGGCCTGCAGGCGGTCGCAGACTTTTTAACCAGTGAACACACGCATGTATGGGTCCTGTCCCTGGTGGGGTCAGTCGCTGTGGGCCTCAGCGGGGTTTTCCCTCTGCTGGTTATTCCTATTGAAGCAGGAGCTGCCCTCCAAACTGAAG CTGGATGCCAGAAGCTGAAGCAACTCTTGAGCTTTGCTATTGGTGGTCTCCTTGGTGATGTGTTTCTTCACCTCCTTCCTGAAGCGTGGGCGCTCTCTGGCCCTCCAG CTAACAAACACAACCACTACATGACCCAAGGCTTGTGGGTACTCATTGGTCTGTTTGTCTTCCACCTcttggagaaaatgtttccagatcAAGACGGCCTCAAGGATGCCCCCCCAAATTCAGACCTGAATTTTAACCTGTCT tcAAGTTCAGCTTTCGGCGTCAAAGCGGAGGCATCACTCAGAAACGGACACCATGCTGAGTCATGGAAATCCTCCAAGCTACAGAGTCTGCAAGACGGCTCAGAGAAAATTAAG ACTAGTGGATACCTAAACCTTCTGGCCAACTGCATTGATAACTTCACCCATGGACTGGCAGTAGCTGGAAGCTTCTCAGTGAGCAAGAAG GTTGGATTCCTCACCACATTTGCTATCCTGCTTCACGAAATCCCTCACGAG GTGGGAGACTTTGCCATTCTGCTGCGAGCCGGGTTCGATCGCTGGAGCGCCGCCCGGTTGCAGCTATCTACATCTCTGGTTGGGGTCTTAGGAGCTTGTTTTGCCCTCTGTGCTCAGTCGCCCAAAG aaaacgCCTCTGGCTGGATTCTGCCTTTCACTGCGGGGGGTTTCCTCTACATTGCCTTGGTTAATGTTGTGCCTGACCTGCTGCAGGAGTCCAGTTTAag acaatCCTTGTTACAAATACTGCTCCTCTTCTGTGGGGTTGGTACCATTGCTTTGCTCTCAGCCATTGTCGAGTGA